The following proteins are encoded in a genomic region of Galbibacter sp. BG1:
- a CDS encoding DUF4139 domain-containing protein: MTKYFLYTFLFLSSLCISQTPIDKEIATEVSAATVFLDGAQVKREKSVYLPKGTYHLKFTHLSPYVQEKSINLGAEGGNITILSINLQTSFEDDHISSDYKEIESKLKKLEEQKTLEQTHIEVIQEEIAFLKDNRNLNGKNEALSVSSLREASNYYSDKLTSLKLKEIERYKNIASLNEEITNLRNQLNEFSRKHDYNFSEILVKIENKEASQILFNLSYLVKNASWYPTYDLKATSSQNPINIVYKANVRQDTKIDWNNVALTFSSSNPNVSGTPPSLKTYYLDYNLPPPSYSEVNEVSGVVSNESGEPLPGVNIIVQNTTIGTTSDFDGRYSLSVPKNAQNLVFSYVGYQTKVKFINSETINVQLDLDYNSLDEVVVTGYGTKGNRSKASNTLQGRAAGVEIINQESQKTTPVVFTKRNTSINFKIEQPYTILSNNKNNAIEMKNNQIPAEFNYFSIPKLQEDVFLIAKITEWDKYDLLAGEANIFYENTFVGKTVLELNSQNDTLNISFGKDQNLTIKRERNKSFKSKKFLGSNKEELVGWTTTVKNNKNESIDLRVFDQVPVSNRKEIEVEIEKLSNGNLNKQTGEVMWQMNLRPGKTEKVDLNYTIKYPKDSNIYIE; encoded by the coding sequence ATGACCAAGTATTTTCTTTACACATTTCTTTTCCTCTCTAGCTTATGTATATCCCAAACCCCTATCGATAAAGAAATTGCTACAGAGGTTAGTGCGGCTACTGTGTTCTTGGATGGAGCGCAAGTAAAAAGAGAAAAATCTGTTTATTTACCAAAAGGGACTTACCACTTAAAGTTTACTCATTTATCTCCGTACGTACAAGAAAAAAGCATCAATTTAGGAGCGGAGGGTGGAAATATTACTATTCTATCCATCAATCTTCAAACTAGTTTTGAGGACGATCACATATCTTCCGATTACAAAGAAATAGAATCAAAATTAAAAAAACTAGAAGAGCAAAAAACTTTAGAACAGACCCACATAGAAGTAATACAAGAAGAAATAGCATTTTTAAAAGACAATAGAAATCTAAATGGTAAGAATGAAGCCCTATCGGTTTCGAGCTTAAGAGAGGCCAGCAATTATTACAGCGATAAGTTAACGAGCTTAAAACTGAAAGAAATAGAGCGTTATAAAAATATTGCCAGCTTAAACGAAGAAATAACCAATTTGAGAAATCAACTAAATGAGTTCTCAAGGAAACACGATTATAATTTTTCGGAAATACTGGTTAAAATAGAAAATAAAGAGGCATCACAAATTCTTTTCAACCTAAGTTACCTTGTGAAAAACGCCAGTTGGTACCCAACATACGATTTAAAAGCAACAAGTTCTCAAAACCCCATTAATATCGTGTATAAAGCAAATGTTCGGCAAGACACCAAAATAGATTGGAATAACGTAGCCCTTACTTTCTCTTCTTCCAACCCAAACGTCTCTGGGACTCCACCAAGTTTAAAAACATATTATTTAGACTACAATTTACCACCTCCAAGTTACAGTGAAGTCAACGAAGTTTCCGGAGTAGTTTCGAATGAAAGCGGCGAACCACTGCCAGGCGTAAATATTATAGTCCAAAACACCACCATTGGAACAACTTCAGATTTTGATGGTAGATACTCATTATCTGTCCCTAAAAACGCCCAGAATCTAGTCTTCTCTTATGTTGGCTATCAAACTAAAGTGAAATTTATAAATAGTGAAACCATAAATGTTCAACTTGACCTCGATTACAATTCATTAGATGAAGTTGTGGTTACAGGTTATGGAACAAAGGGAAATCGATCTAAAGCTTCCAATACCCTTCAAGGTAGAGCAGCTGGAGTAGAAATAATTAATCAAGAATCACAAAAAACAACACCAGTTGTATTTACAAAAAGAAATACTTCTATCAATTTTAAAATAGAACAGCCTTATACTATTCTTTCCAATAATAAAAACAATGCTATTGAAATGAAGAATAATCAAATACCTGCTGAATTCAATTATTTTAGTATTCCTAAATTACAGGAGGATGTCTTTTTAATTGCTAAAATAACTGAATGGGATAAATATGACCTATTGGCAGGGGAAGCTAATATTTTTTATGAAAACACATTTGTGGGCAAAACTGTTTTAGAGCTCAATTCCCAAAACGATACCTTAAACATTTCCTTCGGAAAGGACCAAAACTTAACAATTAAAAGAGAGCGTAATAAAAGCTTCAAATCTAAAAAATTCTTAGGCAGCAATAAGGAGGAATTGGTAGGCTGGACAACTACCGTTAAAAATAACAAAAATGAATCTATTGATTTAAGAGTTTTCGACCAAGTTCCTGTAAGCAATAGAAAAGAAATTGAAGTTGAAATAGAAAAGCTTTCGAACGGAAATTTAAATAAACAGACGGGGGAGGTAATGTGGCAAATGAATTTAAGACCAGGTAAAACTGAAAAAGTCGATTTAAACTACACTATAAAATACCCTAAGGATTCCAATATTTACATTGAATAG
- a CDS encoding fructosamine kinase family protein produces the protein MVNRKLKTYLTNYFKTTHLQLSPLSGGDINEVYRIDTNTDSFVIKVNDSHKGPRMFAAEANGLTALKNAQAFKVPEVIEIGTIGNLSFLILQFIPSGKKNTSFWSKFGEQLAIMHQNSKPYYGFGEDNYIGSLPQFNTTCKSSFHFYQSQRLEPQLRMAKDNGYSFSNIQSFYKTLENIIPEEPSALIHGDLWSGNFMVNTSGDPCLIDPAISYAPREMDISMMHLFGGFPSEVFQVYNELFPLQEGWKERIELWQLYYLLVHLNLFGTSYLGSVKRILNKYA, from the coding sequence TTGGTAAACAGGAAACTGAAGACGTACTTAACCAATTATTTTAAAACTACCCATTTACAATTATCACCCTTATCTGGTGGAGACATAAATGAAGTGTATCGTATAGATACCAACACAGATTCTTTCGTGATAAAGGTAAACGATTCCCATAAGGGCCCGAGAATGTTTGCAGCTGAAGCCAATGGTTTAACCGCTTTAAAAAATGCCCAAGCTTTTAAGGTTCCAGAAGTAATTGAAATAGGAACCATAGGAAATCTCTCTTTTTTAATCCTACAATTTATTCCAAGCGGAAAAAAGAATACTTCATTCTGGAGCAAATTCGGGGAGCAATTGGCCATAATGCACCAAAACAGCAAACCTTATTATGGATTTGGGGAAGATAATTACATTGGCAGCCTTCCTCAATTTAACACCACCTGTAAATCCTCGTTCCACTTCTATCAATCCCAAAGGCTGGAGCCTCAATTACGTATGGCAAAAGACAACGGTTATTCCTTTAGTAACATCCAAAGTTTCTACAAAACTTTGGAAAATATAATTCCTGAAGAGCCTTCAGCCTTAATCCATGGTGACCTCTGGAGCGGCAATTTCATGGTGAACACTTCTGGAGACCCTTGTTTGATTGATCCAGCCATATCTTATGCCCCTCGGGAGATGGATATTAGCATGATGCATTTATTTGGTGGATTTCCATCTGAAGTTTTTCAGGTTTATAACGAACTGTTCCCTTTACAAGAAGGATGGAAAGAGCGAATTGAACTTTGGCAATTGTACTATTTACTTGTTCACTTAAATTTATTTGGAACCAGCTATTTAGGCAGTGTAAAAAGAATTTTGAATAAATATGCATAA
- a CDS encoding FG-GAP repeat domain-containing protein: MRYLNKIQTATIATVFTMGAFVGCAEKKEKKENEEVTTEEMKPKELSFEQRKIADSVKYLWAHTPKDLTGDGIADLIFINNNANGGELAYAKGKKGEGVWEKHIIAEKPPREGLFAGGDLEANDVDGDGDMDVIGINHPGEWTDASATAYLFWYENDGKGQNWKVHTIGEAPDAVKDVNFADFDNDGKMDLAILTFDEHTLSIFHQNSADDWSRVQYIKDEALHEGMDVGDVNGDGFVDIVATGFVFYNPGKDSKEEWKQQNIDEQWNNQTGDWSRNGTKAFLRDVDGDKMDEIFISHSERAGYPVVMYKKDGENWKSTIIADSIPACHTLQVFDFDLDGDYDVLTGINKGRAVNLDIDHFEIILFLNEGDYKNWEPMEIGKDGIYNGQAIDYDSDGDMDFFRYPNHEAKEVYLQENKIK, encoded by the coding sequence ATGAGGTATTTAAATAAAATTCAAACAGCAACCATCGCTACGGTATTTACAATGGGGGCATTTGTTGGGTGTGCAGAAAAGAAAGAGAAAAAGGAAAACGAAGAAGTGACGACCGAAGAAATGAAGCCAAAAGAGCTCTCTTTTGAACAACGAAAAATTGCAGATAGTGTAAAATATCTTTGGGCGCATACCCCAAAAGACCTTACCGGGGATGGTATTGCCGATTTAATATTTATAAATAACAACGCCAATGGTGGAGAGTTGGCGTACGCTAAAGGCAAAAAGGGAGAAGGAGTATGGGAAAAGCACATTATTGCTGAAAAACCGCCACGCGAAGGTCTTTTTGCAGGAGGGGATTTGGAAGCCAACGACGTTGATGGCGATGGCGATATGGACGTAATTGGGATTAACCATCCTGGGGAATGGACGGATGCCTCGGCAACGGCTTATTTGTTTTGGTACGAAAACGATGGGAAAGGACAAAACTGGAAAGTACATACCATTGGTGAAGCTCCGGATGCAGTTAAAGATGTAAATTTTGCAGATTTTGATAACGATGGAAAAATGGACTTGGCCATACTTACTTTCGATGAGCATACACTAAGTATTTTTCATCAAAATAGTGCAGACGATTGGAGTCGGGTACAATATATTAAAGATGAAGCGTTGCACGAAGGGATGGATGTAGGAGATGTAAATGGAGATGGATTTGTGGATATTGTAGCTACAGGCTTTGTTTTTTACAATCCTGGAAAAGACAGTAAAGAAGAGTGGAAACAACAAAACATAGACGAACAGTGGAACAATCAAACAGGTGATTGGTCTAGAAATGGAACAAAAGCTTTTCTAAGGGATGTTGACGGGGATAAAATGGACGAAATTTTTATTTCCCATTCAGAACGGGCAGGGTATCCTGTTGTAATGTATAAAAAGGATGGGGAGAACTGGAAATCTACCATTATTGCAGATAGTATTCCTGCCTGCCATACTTTACAGGTTTTTGATTTTGACTTGGATGGTGATTACGATGTGCTAACGGGAATCAACAAGGGTAGGGCTGTAAATTTAGATATTGATCATTTCGAGATTATTTTGTTTTTAAATGAAGGCGATTATAAAAATTGGGAGCCCATGGAGATTGGTAAAGATGGTATATACAACGGTCAGGCTATAGATTATGACAGCGATGGCGATATGGATTTCTTCCGATACCCAAATCATGAAGCAAAAGAAGTATATTTACAGGAAAATAAAATTAAATAA
- a CDS encoding WD40 repeat domain-containing protein yields the protein MPLKKRYFFVTVLCLTFLAANAQEESIYNGESVSLTNVWKRIADVSPKLRAVEAAELSPNGMYIVSGSKFGYAVMLWDVLDGSLLWKNYHESEVECVTFSPDNKRIATGGEDYLVKIWDVETGELIKDIDNKSGLDGITWSHDGNIIAAGTESGLVNLWDANTFELIKSVKVGSTVNSIQFTKDDTHFIAGGNYQNKEKNSNKVIYTGFAKLVNVASGEVIKDYGDHKASVKSVRISDNGKWVATASFDKSARMFDFESGKLLNQFQEEEKIEAVEFTRDSQFLVTGGHSMTVNFYRTEDYKLATAYPSPRTEYLHFSQDGRLLVTAHEDSGLLELHLFMSDTQNKDGFYHRIASEQLNNKDLKKDKNE from the coding sequence ATGCCACTAAAAAAACGTTACTTCTTTGTAACTGTACTATGCTTAACTTTCCTTGCGGCAAACGCACAGGAAGAATCTATTTACAACGGCGAAAGTGTTTCCCTTACCAACGTCTGGAAGCGTATTGCCGATGTTTCCCCAAAATTAAGAGCTGTTGAGGCTGCCGAATTATCCCCTAACGGAATGTATATTGTTTCGGGATCGAAGTTTGGCTACGCCGTTATGCTTTGGGATGTTCTTGACGGATCCTTGCTTTGGAAGAACTACCATGAATCGGAAGTTGAATGCGTTACTTTTTCGCCCGATAATAAGAGAATTGCTACGGGAGGTGAAGATTACCTTGTGAAAATTTGGGATGTTGAAACCGGAGAATTGATTAAAGATATTGATAATAAAAGCGGACTTGACGGAATAACATGGTCGCATGATGGAAACATAATTGCCGCTGGTACCGAAAGCGGATTGGTAAACCTTTGGGATGCCAATACTTTTGAATTGATAAAGAGCGTGAAAGTAGGCTCTACCGTAAATTCGATTCAATTTACAAAAGATGACACCCACTTTATTGCCGGTGGAAATTACCAAAACAAAGAAAAAAACAGCAATAAAGTTATTTACACTGGTTTTGCAAAACTTGTAAATGTAGCGAGTGGGGAAGTGATAAAGGATTATGGCGACCATAAGGCTTCAGTAAAATCGGTTCGGATTTCAGACAACGGAAAATGGGTGGCCACTGCTTCTTTTGATAAAAGTGCCCGTATGTTTGATTTCGAATCTGGAAAACTATTGAATCAATTTCAGGAAGAAGAAAAAATTGAAGCAGTAGAATTTACAAGAGATAGTCAGTTTTTAGTGACTGGCGGACATTCTATGACCGTTAATTTTTACCGTACCGAAGATTATAAACTAGCAACTGCATATCCATCGCCAAGAACCGAGTATTTGCATTTTTCGCAAGATGGCCGTTTGTTGGTGACTGCTCACGAAGATAGTGGATTGCTGGAACTGCACTTGTTTATGTCTGATACCCAAAACAAAGATGGTTTCTATCATAGAATAGCGAGTGAGCAACTCAACAATAAAGACTTGAAGAAGGATAAAAATGAGTAG
- a CDS encoding FG-GAP repeat domain-containing protein: protein MKRKPVNFLKGILCGMVFLSVTGYAQEPSESIYKYIQIDDNKQMWGDWDDPDWLRYFGLDAGDVDRDGNLDIVSGRYVYHNPGGNMEGDWKRKVLDDNVDAIFFMDVDGDPYADIIAQALPNLYWYEAVDEKGTVYKRRKIGEVPATSHVNSQGFKKAQIIPGGKSEFLIAGNGDIYLVEIPEVSPEDNDWKVRLICKNTSDEGIGVGDIDNDGDMDIAAGRRPDGEEEPKILVWFENPGNNKDLWKPTEIAHVNHPIDRVEVADINGDGKADVIFTEERYPGLEPDAHLWWYEQEDAKTWQAHEVVEQFSMNNLDITDYDHDGDIDILTAEHKGEDLALQLWLNDGKGNFKKTVLDTGKENHLGAKFIDLDSDGDLDIIGAGWDKHNFMHVWRNDEIKSLKTGMIFKDYPWKPENVSDDGKFLRVGGKLDYAINKDHFPAELHKNGFITLPGAIDLTQAESAEVFIERVQSHEDTKDFKIQFNNEKPIVIPEPKALPFPATNYMFHTNIRAAVPLSYLKEGNSNTFKLTVGKDQSWDWPQNLVYGIVVRVYYKNEKSIAVSKSSISEVKKKSNANGSVELHIEGADADKIKEVTYTGFYEDVNYGGDGVYKKWQYDYERSKLVSSIGSSAKAPFSVSWDYSWLPSQSQPVKILAFVTDVNGYTYVSKPIDLKISKTNTTILKPFEQDPFWTTRNGKHLQKVILPFNSEGIKEAKLYWRSWSPCYANDLAINGEVIKLDTEKLPCYDTYDHALTLTKKEAAALRKGENEISTLKTPLHDGQMVHGMDVQWPGIMVKLKTNEESKKNNYVVFEQMYQGKEHFVIHTPKITYYYDKAGGGFSRIIDKEGNDWVSFKKEPWDTYPASAASSYRGLPNLVFKSETDGGAGHPGHDKCTSEMIGANKIKTVSKSGNWSWEWTIYDAAAKLEVLETDGTPYWFLYEGTPGGKFNPKSSVYGTDKAGPIVKTPDFYKGSIAYGNYKWAYFSTKKASNTFYIAQLNNDKQTDMMGYLGNSENGVESKDGMTVFGFGRGRDTDPLLNGKNTFMIGILPFSVQQKEEHLKASEAINEKIKELK, encoded by the coding sequence ATGAAACGAAAGCCAGTCAATTTTTTAAAAGGGATTTTATGCGGAATGGTATTCTTATCAGTTACCGGATACGCACAAGAGCCCAGTGAAAGCATCTATAAATACATACAAATTGATGATAATAAACAAATGTGGGGCGATTGGGACGATCCCGATTGGTTAAGGTATTTTGGGCTGGACGCCGGGGATGTAGATCGTGATGGCAATCTCGATATTGTTTCGGGAAGATATGTATATCACAATCCGGGAGGTAATATGGAAGGCGATTGGAAGAGAAAAGTGTTAGACGATAATGTAGATGCCATATTTTTTATGGATGTGGACGGAGACCCTTATGCCGATATTATTGCACAAGCGTTGCCAAACTTATATTGGTATGAAGCGGTAGATGAAAAAGGAACGGTTTATAAGCGAAGAAAAATAGGGGAAGTTCCAGCTACTTCCCATGTAAATAGCCAAGGTTTTAAAAAAGCCCAGATAATCCCTGGGGGCAAATCAGAATTTTTAATTGCTGGGAACGGGGATATTTATTTGGTGGAAATTCCAGAGGTTTCGCCAGAAGATAACGACTGGAAGGTGAGGCTTATATGTAAAAACACCTCGGATGAAGGTATTGGTGTTGGCGATATTGATAATGATGGTGATATGGATATTGCGGCGGGAAGACGTCCGGATGGAGAAGAAGAACCAAAGATTTTGGTTTGGTTTGAGAACCCTGGTAATAATAAAGACCTTTGGAAGCCAACAGAAATCGCCCACGTTAACCATCCAATTGATCGTGTGGAGGTAGCCGATATAAATGGAGATGGAAAGGCCGATGTTATTTTTACGGAAGAGAGATATCCTGGTCTGGAGCCAGATGCCCACTTATGGTGGTATGAGCAAGAAGATGCTAAAACTTGGCAAGCACATGAGGTTGTAGAGCAATTCTCGATGAATAATTTAGATATTACCGATTACGACCACGATGGGGATATCGATATCTTAACGGCGGAGCATAAAGGAGAAGATTTAGCATTGCAGCTATGGCTTAATGATGGAAAAGGTAATTTTAAGAAAACGGTACTTGATACCGGAAAAGAAAACCATTTGGGAGCTAAATTTATAGATTTGGACAGTGATGGGGATTTAGATATTATTGGCGCCGGTTGGGACAAACATAACTTTATGCACGTATGGAGAAACGATGAGATTAAATCTTTAAAAACAGGGATGATTTTTAAAGACTATCCCTGGAAACCCGAAAATGTGAGTGATGATGGTAAGTTTTTAAGAGTCGGTGGTAAGTTGGACTATGCTATAAATAAAGATCATTTTCCTGCGGAATTGCATAAAAACGGATTTATAACATTGCCAGGAGCTATCGATTTAACTCAAGCAGAAAGTGCCGAGGTTTTTATAGAACGGGTTCAATCCCATGAAGACACCAAAGATTTTAAGATTCAGTTTAATAATGAAAAGCCTATTGTAATTCCAGAGCCCAAAGCATTGCCATTTCCAGCCACCAATTATATGTTTCACACCAATATAAGAGCTGCGGTGCCACTTTCTTATTTAAAGGAAGGAAACTCGAATACTTTTAAATTGACCGTTGGAAAAGATCAGTCTTGGGATTGGCCTCAAAATTTAGTGTACGGAATAGTGGTAAGGGTATATTATAAAAATGAAAAATCCATAGCCGTTTCTAAAAGTAGCATTTCCGAAGTAAAAAAAAAGTCCAATGCTAATGGTAGTGTTGAGCTACACATAGAAGGTGCAGATGCCGATAAGATAAAGGAAGTTACCTATACTGGTTTTTACGAAGATGTAAATTATGGGGGGGATGGCGTTTATAAAAAATGGCAATACGATTATGAGCGGTCTAAACTCGTTTCTTCAATAGGTTCTTCAGCAAAAGCGCCTTTTTCTGTTTCATGGGATTATTCATGGTTGCCTTCACAATCGCAGCCTGTAAAGATATTGGCGTTTGTTACCGATGTTAATGGCTATACCTATGTTTCCAAACCGATAGATTTAAAAATTTCAAAGACTAATACAACCATTTTAAAACCATTTGAGCAAGATCCTTTTTGGACTACCAGAAATGGAAAGCATTTACAAAAAGTAATCCTTCCTTTTAATTCTGAAGGAATCAAAGAGGCAAAACTTTATTGGAGGAGCTGGAGCCCATGCTATGCCAACGATTTGGCAATAAATGGGGAAGTGATAAAACTGGACACCGAAAAACTACCTTGTTACGACACCTACGATCACGCACTTACCTTAACTAAAAAAGAAGCAGCAGCCCTTAGAAAAGGTGAAAACGAAATTTCCACTTTAAAAACGCCGTTACACGATGGACAAATGGTACACGGCATGGATGTTCAATGGCCCGGCATAATGGTTAAACTAAAGACCAACGAGGAATCTAAAAAAAATAATTATGTCGTATTCGAACAAATGTATCAAGGGAAAGAACACTTTGTAATTCATACCCCAAAGATTACCTATTATTACGATAAAGCTGGAGGCGGTTTTTCAAGAATCATAGATAAAGAAGGGAACGATTGGGTGAGTTTTAAAAAAGAGCCTTGGGACACATATCCAGCATCTGCAGCGTCGTCTTATCGCGGGTTGCCAAATCTTGTGTTTAAATCGGAAACCGATGGAGGGGCAGGCCATCCAGGACACGACAAATGTACTTCGGAAATGATTGGGGCAAATAAAATTAAAACAGTCTCCAAAAGTGGAAACTGGAGCTGGGAATGGACCATTTATGATGCTGCTGCCAAACTAGAGGTTTTAGAAACAGATGGAACTCCCTATTGGTTTTTATATGAAGGTACTCCAGGCGGGAAATTCAACCCGAAATCTTCGGTTTATGGAACCGATAAGGCAGGGCCCATCGTAAAAACTCCAGATTTCTATAAAGGATCGATAGCCTATGGTAATTACAAATGGGCTTATTTCAGCACTAAAAAAGCATCGAACACCTTTTATATTGCGCAACTGAATAACGATAAACAAACGGATATGATGGGGTATTTAGGAAATTCTGAAAATGGGGTAGAAAGTAAAGATGGAATGACGGTGTTTGGTTTTGGGAGAGGCAGGGATACCGACCCACTGCTAAATGGCAAAAATACTTTCATGATTGGAATATTGCCCTTTTCGGTTCAGCAAAAAGAAGAACATTTAAAAGCTTCCGAAGCAATCAATGAAAAAATTAAGGAATTAAAATAA
- a CDS encoding 2TM domain-containing protein yields MFSKNKKEALHEIDTDQHELIENAQARIRQKKWLYYHFIIFLLGSIFMIVLNKVLEYGVQYNWFIWGIAAWGFIFLIHFINVFVTHKFLGKDWEREQREKLVAKQKAKIAKLQQEVETEYPAENNPKNTL; encoded by the coding sequence ATGTTTTCGAAAAACAAAAAAGAGGCTTTGCACGAAATAGATACCGATCAACACGAGCTAATTGAAAATGCACAGGCTAGAATACGACAGAAAAAGTGGTTGTATTATCATTTTATAATCTTTCTTTTGGGAAGTATTTTTATGATCGTCCTTAATAAAGTGTTAGAATATGGCGTGCAGTACAACTGGTTTATATGGGGGATTGCTGCTTGGGGATTTATCTTTTTAATACACTTTATAAATGTGTTTGTTACTCATAAATTTCTAGGGAAGGACTGGGAACGGGAACAACGGGAAAAATTGGTGGCTAAGCAAAAGGCTAAAATCGCTAAATTGCAACAAGAAGTAGAAACGGAATATCCCGCGGAAAACAATCCAAAAAACACCTTATAA
- a CDS encoding SGNH/GDSL hydrolase family protein — protein MPKSNNEGDAEVVVVEQDKTEKQNIDIVMLGNSITYQGNWEKVLNRDDVLNGGKPGWTTQQLSWVIKDFIIPNKPKVCFFKGGINDYTLGISTNRIYQNTCMVLDSIKKVGTHPVFTTVLYQRGAKERNLKIDSLNHRMEQFCQERGYDFMDLRPYLCEDGDIQPQYVQGDNTHLTPKAYPQWAKAMQPIIKKYKLD, from the coding sequence ATGCCAAAATCCAATAATGAGGGAGATGCAGAAGTTGTTGTTGTTGAACAAGATAAAACGGAGAAACAAAATATTGATATTGTCATGTTGGGAAATTCCATAACCTATCAAGGAAATTGGGAAAAAGTTTTAAATCGTGATGATGTTTTAAATGGAGGAAAACCTGGTTGGACCACACAACAGCTATCGTGGGTTATTAAAGATTTTATAATTCCGAATAAACCGAAAGTTTGCTTTTTTAAGGGAGGAATCAACGATTATACTTTGGGTATTTCAACAAACAGAATTTATCAAAACACCTGTATGGTCTTGGATTCCATTAAAAAAGTGGGAACCCACCCTGTTTTTACTACCGTGCTTTATCAACGCGGAGCTAAAGAGAGGAATCTGAAAATAGATTCTTTAAACCACAGAATGGAACAGTTTTGCCAAGAACGCGGCTACGATTTTATGGACTTACGTCCTTATTTATGTGAAGATGGAGATATACAACCGCAATATGTACAGGGAGATAATACTCATCTTACCCCGAAAGCCTATCCACAATGGGCAAAAGCAATGCAACCAATAATTAAAAAATATAAATTAGATTAA
- a CDS encoding dihydrofolate reductase has translation MVTMIAAAAENNALGKDNDLVWHLPDDFKRFKKLTTGHPIIMGRKTYESFPSPLPNRKHIIITRQKNYKACENCVVVPSLKEALAIAEEDEQPFVIGGGEIYKQALPYSDKIELTRVHGNFEADAFFPEIDLHNWELVAEEYHSKDDKHNYDFTYLTYIRKK, from the coding sequence ATGGTAACAATGATTGCTGCTGCTGCAGAAAACAATGCGCTTGGAAAAGATAATGATCTCGTTTGGCATTTGCCCGATGATTTTAAAAGGTTTAAAAAATTAACAACCGGTCACCCGATAATAATGGGCAGAAAAACCTATGAGAGTTTTCCAAGTCCGCTTCCCAATAGAAAACACATTATAATCACAAGACAGAAAAATTACAAAGCATGTGAAAATTGTGTCGTAGTCCCATCTTTAAAAGAGGCACTGGCCATTGCTGAAGAAGACGAACAACCGTTTGTAATTGGTGGTGGGGAAATCTATAAACAAGCCCTTCCTTATTCTGATAAAATTGAATTAACCAGAGTGCATGGCAATTTTGAAGCGGATGCTTTCTTTCCTGAGATAGATCTTCATAACTGGGAACTCGTTGCGGAAGAATACCATTCTAAAGACGACAAACACAATTATGATTTTACCTACCTCACCTACATTCGAAAAAAATAA